The Niallia alba genome includes a window with the following:
- a CDS encoding competence protein CoiA, with protein MYTAITAEGKMINLFTMENKDELKGLRELPIYCPECKGRVILKMGEKKITHFAHERTQWCAGNGEAESSYHLQGKLQLYQKLLEVNLEPKLEPYFPEIKQRADISFVFNKEQYVIEYQCAVISPQLVKKRTEGYRKINIYPIWIIGFHHLKKWNPIKVKLSTFIYQFFTFYQNQYLLPTYCPYDRVFYLIQNPVPISISQTFISTSSYPLVKMEGELKLPILSNKNFSISYWRELIHRQKTKDVHYPTKTNDHFLKELYARELHPHFLPPFIGIPLKEGFLIETPPLYWQATIFLDSFFDATKIYPLQKVYGHFQRRIEKGNIKIRDLPFLKEKNWKVAVKQYLQTLINLKIMEEIKPNFYRLLYWKEIRNYKVQTQEEVAFYKHLKKLNDMQ; from the coding sequence TTGTATACAGCAATAACGGCAGAAGGAAAAATGATTAACTTGTTTACGATGGAAAATAAGGATGAGCTAAAAGGCTTACGTGAATTGCCGATATATTGTCCAGAATGTAAAGGGAGAGTCATTTTAAAAATGGGGGAGAAGAAGATTACTCATTTTGCACATGAGAGGACACAATGGTGTGCGGGGAATGGAGAGGCTGAGTCTTCTTATCATTTGCAAGGAAAGCTACAACTATATCAAAAATTGCTCGAAGTTAATCTTGAACCTAAATTAGAACCTTATTTTCCAGAAATAAAGCAGCGAGCAGATATTAGTTTTGTCTTTAACAAGGAGCAATATGTGATCGAATATCAATGCGCAGTTATTTCTCCGCAATTAGTAAAAAAACGTACAGAAGGTTATCGAAAAATAAATATTTACCCGATTTGGATTATTGGCTTTCATCATTTGAAAAAATGGAATCCGATCAAAGTGAAACTTTCCACCTTTATTTATCAATTTTTCACTTTTTATCAGAATCAGTATCTACTCCCAACATATTGTCCTTATGATAGGGTATTTTACTTGATTCAAAACCCCGTCCCTATCTCTATTTCTCAAACATTTATCTCCACTTCTTCCTATCCCTTAGTAAAAATGGAGGGCGAACTGAAACTTCCCATCCTATCAAATAAGAATTTTTCTATCTCTTATTGGCGAGAGTTGATTCACCGTCAAAAGACAAAGGATGTGCATTATCCAACAAAAACAAATGATCATTTTTTAAAAGAGCTATATGCAAGGGAACTACATCCCCATTTCTTACCGCCATTTATCGGTATACCCTTAAAAGAAGGCTTCCTCATAGAAACACCTCCACTTTATTGGCAGGCCACTATTTTTTTAGACAGCTTTTTCGATGCAACAAAAATATATCCCCTCCAAAAAGTTTATGGACATTTCCAAAGGAGAATAGAAAAAGGCAATATAAAGATAAGAGACTTGCCTTTTCTAAAAGAGAAAAACTGGAAAGTAGCCGTTAAGCAATATTTACAGACACTTATTAATTTGAAAATTATGGAAGAAATAAAACCGAATTTTTATCGTCTTCTTTATTGGAAAGAAATCAGAAATTATAAGGTACAGACACAAGAAGAAGTGGCATTTTATAAGCATTTAAAAAAATTAAATGATATGCAATAA
- the pepF gene encoding oligoendopeptidase F, whose protein sequence is MSTETGVKKLPLRNEVPAEDTWRLEDIFASDEEWDKEFEEVKNLSQKATEYQGKLADSADVLYEALQYQDELLSRLGILYTYAHMRYDQDTTNSFYQGVEGRIKSLYAHAASALAYIVPELLSIDEKVINTFLEEKEELKLYKKAIEEINLQRPHVLNAEQEALLAQASEVLDSSSNTFGMLNNADLEFPSIKDENGEEVEVTHGRYTRFLESADQRVRRDAFKAVYDTYGKFKNTFASTLSGEIKNHTFNAKIRNYDSPRHAALAGNNIPEQVYENLVETINKNLPLLHRYVKLRKKVLGVDKLHMYDLYTPLVKDVKMEIPYEEAKDLVIKGLAPLGEEYASILKEGFENRWVDVHENKGKRSGAYSSGAYGTNPYILMNWQDNVNNLFTLAHEFGHSVHSYYTRKSQPYPYGNYSIFVAEVASTCNESLLNDYLLKTITDKQKRLYLLNYFLEGFRGTVFRQTMFAEFEQLIHEKASNNEPLTADLLTKEYYALNQKYFGEEDIIIDEEIGLEWSRIPHFYYNFYVYQYATGYSAATALSKQILEEGNPAVERYIDFLKAGSSDYPIEVLKKAGVDMASKTPIEEACKVFEEKLNEMESLLNELQ, encoded by the coding sequence ATGTCAACAGAAACAGGTGTTAAGAAATTACCACTACGTAATGAGGTTCCAGCAGAAGATACTTGGAGATTAGAGGATATCTTCGCAAGTGATGAAGAATGGGACAAAGAATTTGAAGAAGTAAAGAATTTATCACAAAAGGCTACCGAATATCAGGGCAAGCTTGCTGATAGTGCTGATGTACTTTATGAAGCTTTACAATATCAAGATGAGCTACTATCAAGGCTTGGGATATTATATACATATGCACATATGCGCTACGACCAGGATACAACAAATAGCTTTTATCAAGGAGTAGAAGGTCGTATTAAAAGCTTATATGCACATGCTGCAAGTGCACTTGCTTATATCGTTCCTGAGTTATTATCGATTGATGAAAAAGTCATAAATACTTTTTTAGAAGAAAAGGAAGAACTGAAGCTTTATAAGAAGGCGATAGAAGAGATTAATCTACAACGTCCACATGTTTTAAATGCAGAACAGGAAGCGTTACTTGCCCAAGCTTCAGAGGTATTGGATTCATCTAGCAACACGTTCGGAATGTTAAATAATGCTGACTTGGAATTCCCAAGCATTAAAGACGAAAATGGGGAAGAAGTAGAGGTTACACATGGTAGATACACACGCTTTTTGGAGAGTGCGGATCAACGTGTACGTCGTGATGCCTTTAAAGCAGTTTATGATACGTATGGTAAATTTAAAAATACGTTTGCTTCAACATTAAGTGGAGAAATAAAAAATCATACCTTTAACGCAAAAATTAGAAATTATGATTCACCAAGACATGCGGCACTTGCTGGTAACAATATTCCAGAACAAGTATATGAAAACCTTGTGGAAACGATTAATAAAAATTTACCATTATTGCATCGCTATGTGAAGCTGCGTAAAAAGGTTTTAGGTGTAGATAAGCTCCATATGTATGATCTATATACTCCATTGGTAAAAGATGTGAAAATGGAAATACCTTATGAAGAAGCAAAAGACTTAGTCATTAAAGGATTGGCTCCTCTCGGAGAAGAGTATGCTTCTATTTTAAAAGAAGGATTTGAAAACCGCTGGGTGGATGTCCATGAGAATAAAGGGAAAAGAAGTGGTGCCTATTCTTCAGGAGCATATGGTACAAATCCATATATTCTAATGAACTGGCAGGACAATGTAAACAATCTATTTACATTAGCCCATGAGTTTGGTCATTCTGTGCATAGCTACTATACAAGAAAATCCCAGCCATATCCTTATGGAAACTATTCAATTTTTGTTGCAGAGGTAGCCTCAACTTGTAATGAATCACTATTAAATGATTACTTGCTTAAAACCATTACGGATAAACAAAAACGTCTATACTTGCTCAATTATTTCTTAGAAGGATTCAGAGGAACTGTATTCCGCCAAACAATGTTTGCTGAATTTGAGCAATTAATTCATGAAAAAGCAAGTAATAACGAGCCTTTAACGGCAGACTTATTGACAAAAGAATACTATGCATTAAATCAGAAGTATTTTGGAGAAGAAGATATCATTATAGATGAAGAAATTGGTTTGGAATGGTCTCGAATTCCACATTTTTATTATAATTTCTACGTATATCAATATGCGACAGGCTATAGTGCTGCAACTGCTTTAAGTAAACAAATTTTAGAGGAAGGAAACCCAGCAGTAGAACGATACATCGATTTCTTAAAGGCTGGTAGTTCTGATTATCCAATTGAAGTACTGAAAAAAGCTGGAGTAGATATGGCAAGCAAAACACCAATTGAAGAAGCATGTAAGGTTTTTGAAGAGAAATTAAATGAAATGGAAAGCTTATTGAATGAGCTTCAATAG